A single uncultured Acetobacterium sp. DNA region contains:
- a CDS encoding threonine-phosphate decarboxylase: protein MNKHGGYQGKDKKMLDFSVNINPLGIPEGIREKLIAGIDELVKYPEITGVSAIQKIADDLAVLPDNIILGNGAIELIYLFARSMGPGKALIVQPTFNEYERALKLYGWEVVHHVLNEEDNFTINPESLATAIKNEKPQAVFLCNPNNPTGRVYAKDFIREMLEHSSSEITWFLDESFMDFSEETGSLSLIKETKQSVFILKSLTKFYALPGLRIGYGIGVASIIKKMESFKEPWTINALGLIAATEVYNEKDYAQKSKTYIHGERLRVFNALSQIKTLKVYPSGADFHLCRLLTGTVADLQNALEKDGMSLRTCEDFMGLDHSYFRIAIKKETDNTKLLMFLKNWRS, encoded by the coding sequence ATGAATAAACACGGCGGCTATCAAGGAAAAGATAAAAAAATGCTGGATTTCAGCGTCAATATTAATCCTTTGGGAATTCCTGAGGGAATCCGGGAAAAACTGATCGCAGGCATCGATGAGCTGGTGAAATATCCAGAGATTACCGGTGTTTCGGCGATTCAGAAGATTGCCGATGATCTGGCGGTGCTACCAGACAACATTATTCTCGGGAATGGGGCCATTGAGCTGATCTATCTTTTTGCCCGAAGCATGGGGCCGGGAAAAGCGCTGATTGTTCAGCCAACCTTCAATGAATATGAGCGGGCACTGAAGCTTTATGGCTGGGAGGTAGTCCATCATGTCTTAAACGAGGAAGATAATTTTACGATTAACCCAGAATCATTGGCGACGGCCATCAAAAACGAAAAGCCCCAGGCGGTGTTTTTATGCAATCCCAATAACCCCACTGGTCGTGTTTATGCTAAGGATTTTATCAGAGAAATGTTAGAGCATTCGTCTTCGGAAATCACCTGGTTTCTGGATGAATCCTTCATGGATTTTTCTGAAGAAACGGGCAGCCTTTCATTAATAAAGGAAACAAAACAATCGGTATTTATCCTGAAATCCCTGACGAAGTTCTATGCCCTGCCCGGGCTGCGAATTGGCTATGGGATTGGGGTCGCCTCAATTATCAAAAAAATGGAAAGCTTTAAGGAGCCCTGGACCATCAATGCCCTGGGGCTGATTGCAGCGACCGAAGTATATAATGAAAAAGACTATGCCCAAAAGAGCAAAACCTATATTCATGGGGAGCGCCTGCGGGTTTTTAACGCCTTAAGTCAAATCAAAACCCTTAAGGTTTACCCAAGTGGGGCCGATTTTCATCTTTGTCGGTTGTTAACCGGAACGGTGGCGGATTTGCAGAATGCTTTGGAGAAAGATGGCATGTCCCTGCGAACCTGTGAAGATTTTATGGGCCTGGACCATTCATATTTTCGCATTGCAATTAAAAAAGAAACCGATAATACGAAGCTTTTAATGTTTCTTAAAAACTGGAGGAGTTAG
- a CDS encoding cobyric acid synthase produces the protein MAKNIMFMGTGSSVGKSLITAAMCRILDNHGYHVAPYKSQNMALNSFITKDGKEMGRAQVVQAECARMEPQVEMNPVLLKPNSDVGCQVILMGKAEFNMDAMDYHAHKPKLVEIVVSAYNSLAEGKDVIVIEGAGSPAEINLRDNDIVNMGLAELVDTPVVLIGDIDKGGVFASIYGTIMLLQPEERARIKGFIINKFRGDVELLKPGIKMIEDMVNVPCLGVIPYKRFVIDDEDSVSERFDNNSEGLITIGVVYLPHLSNFTDCTAFEMHPEVKVEYYRNQRDLQLANPDLLVIPGSKNTIDDTCHVINSKMGDEIRRIHDCGVPIVGICGGYQLLGKEIKDPFQVESTRGSIEGLGLLNIVTTIEEEKRTVRTSGKVQGNFMGMDLTDMEVEGYEIHMGTSEALDNAKPFAILEDGTVDGVIAEDGTVMGTYLHGIFDNDGLREKIIEALRVKKNLEAGPTAFDFKAFKEEQYDLLAETVEANLDMKKIMEIIGDIEK, from the coding sequence ATGGCAAAAAATATTATGTTTATGGGTACCGGGTCATCAGTCGGAAAAAGTCTGATCACTGCTGCTATGTGCCGGATACTCGATAACCACGGCTATCATGTGGCACCCTATAAATCCCAGAATATGGCCCTTAATTCGTTTATCACCAAAGATGGCAAGGAAATGGGCCGGGCTCAGGTGGTTCAGGCTGAGTGCGCCCGGATGGAACCACAGGTAGAAATGAACCCGGTGCTGTTAAAGCCAAACTCTGATGTTGGTTGTCAGGTAATCCTGATGGGCAAAGCCGAATTTAATATGGACGCCATGGATTATCACGCCCATAAACCAAAGCTGGTGGAAATTGTGGTTTCGGCTTACAATTCGCTGGCTGAAGGCAAAGATGTGATTGTCATCGAAGGGGCTGGCAGCCCGGCTGAAATCAACCTGCGGGACAACGACATTGTCAACATGGGACTGGCCGAATTGGTGGATACCCCGGTGGTGTTGATCGGAGACATCGACAAGGGTGGCGTTTTTGCCTCCATTTATGGTACGATTATGCTGCTGCAGCCCGAAGAACGGGCTCGGATTAAAGGCTTTATTATCAATAAATTCCGGGGTGATGTAGAATTGTTAAAGCCCGGTATCAAAATGATTGAAGACATGGTTAATGTGCCCTGTCTGGGTGTGATCCCGTATAAACGCTTTGTCATTGATGATGAAGACAGTGTCAGTGAACGGTTTGATAATAATTCCGAAGGCCTGATCACGATCGGCGTGGTCTACTTACCGCACCTTTCTAACTTTACCGACTGTACCGCCTTTGAAATGCACCCCGAGGTAAAAGTGGAATATTACCGTAACCAGCGGGACCTGCAATTGGCCAACCCGGATTTGCTGGTGATTCCCGGCAGTAAAAATACCATTGATGACACCTGTCATGTCATCAATAGCAAAATGGGCGATGAAATCCGTCGAATTCACGACTGTGGCGTACCGATTGTGGGGATCTGCGGTGGCTATCAGCTGCTTGGCAAAGAAATAAAGGATCCCTTCCAGGTGGAATCAACCCGAGGCAGCATTGAAGGTCTGGGACTTTTAAATATCGTGACGACCATTGAAGAAGAAAAGCGAACCGTCCGGACTTCCGGCAAGGTTCAGGGAAACTTTATGGGCATGGATCTGACTGACATGGAAGTGGAAGGTTACGAAATTCACATGGGTACCAGTGAAGCACTGGATAATGCCAAACCCTTTGCGATTCTCGAAGATGGTACCGTGGATGGCGTGATTGCCGAAGATGGCACCGTCATGGGAACCTACCTTCATGGGATTTTTGACAACGATGGATTACGAGAAAAAATCATTGAAGCCCTCAGGGTTAAAAAGAATCTCGAAGCCGGTCCGACGGCTTTTGATTTTAAGGCTTTTAAAGAAGAGCAATATGATCTTCTGGCCGAGACGGTGGAAGCGAATCTGGATATGAAAAAAATAATGGAAATCATTGGAGACATAGAAAAGTGA
- the cobK gene encoding precorrin-6A reductase — translation MILVLGGTLDSRLLTDLLLEEGKEVCYSSLTNIAADQISENPLLTKISGQLDAGTLRETITIYNINLCIDATHPYAREISENAIWACDALNVDYIRLERPSNIDEGTDIVAYNTYEEARDYLSGAMGKSDRNILLTTGSRQLEAFDGLPKDRTYIRVLPTAGVLKKCENLGYKPRHILALQGPFSVEMNVATMKEYNIGFVVTKDSGDVGGIREKVEAARLVNAKILFIRRPAVAYPRSVCTVEDAVVCALKNH, via the coding sequence TTGATTCTGGTATTGGGAGGAACCCTCGACAGCCGCTTATTAACCGATCTTCTGCTTGAAGAAGGGAAAGAGGTCTGCTATTCGTCACTGACTAATATTGCTGCGGATCAGATCTCTGAAAACCCCCTTCTGACAAAGATTTCAGGACAATTGGATGCCGGCACTCTGCGGGAAACCATCACCATTTATAATATCAATCTTTGCATTGATGCCACCCACCCCTATGCCCGGGAAATTTCAGAAAATGCGATTTGGGCGTGTGATGCCTTAAATGTGGACTATATCCGGTTGGAAAGACCATCAAATATCGATGAAGGAACAGACATTGTCGCCTACAATACCTATGAAGAAGCCCGTGATTATCTGAGCGGCGCCATGGGGAAAAGTGACCGCAATATTCTGTTAACCACCGGTAGCCGTCAACTGGAAGCCTTCGACGGACTGCCCAAAGACCGCACCTATATCCGGGTGTTGCCCACCGCAGGGGTGCTGAAAAAATGCGAAAACCTGGGTTACAAACCCCGACATATCCTCGCCCTTCAAGGTCCTTTCTCGGTGGAAATGAATGTGGCGACCATGAAAGAATATAACATCGGTTTTGTCGTTACCAAAGACAGTGGCGATGTTGGCGGAATCCGTGAAAAGGTCGAAGCCGCCCGACTGGTCAATGCCAAAATCCTGTTCATTCGCCGTCCCGCCGTTGCCTATCCCCGGTCTGTCTGTACAGTCGAAGACGCCGTGGTTTGCGCACTGAAAAATCATTAG
- a CDS encoding HlyD family efflux transporter periplasmic adaptor subunit, which produces MKKKGIILCVVIGVALLVGGGAYVYANSQKTSVISVKTSPLAKATLQNTISATGVVESYTKVKVSDTSNDNIEKLYVSVGQAVAKGDWLCQLYNKTDDSYSYVKASTGGTITAVNAVKGNPANGELFTIEDTNDLKVRGKVKEADLNHIHENMPVLVKADATGDKVFPGNLTKIAPTAIKSEATTTATTNKAEFEVEVDLPSDATGLKIGMNTRLSIVSEERADVFCVPFEALVVDSAGQSSIYIAKENPVEQGSFTVESIPVTTGLETDSLIEIAGDQLSAGMSVITQPQTVSPGTLVSVEAGA; this is translated from the coding sequence ATGAAGAAAAAAGGAATTATTCTATGTGTTGTGATTGGGGTCGCCCTACTCGTTGGTGGAGGTGCCTATGTTTATGCGAATTCCCAGAAAACGTCTGTTATTTCAGTCAAAACATCCCCCCTGGCCAAGGCCACCCTTCAAAATACGATTTCGGCTACCGGCGTCGTTGAAAGTTATACCAAAGTCAAAGTCAGCGACACCAGCAATGACAACATTGAAAAACTCTATGTGTCCGTTGGTCAGGCCGTGGCTAAAGGCGACTGGTTATGCCAATTGTACAACAAAACGGATGATAGCTACAGCTATGTTAAAGCCTCAACCGGTGGAACGATTACGGCCGTTAATGCCGTTAAAGGGAACCCCGCCAATGGTGAGCTTTTTACCATTGAAGACACCAACGACCTTAAAGTTCGCGGCAAGGTTAAAGAAGCTGATTTGAATCACATTCATGAAAACATGCCGGTGCTGGTAAAAGCTGATGCCACCGGGGATAAGGTATTCCCGGGTAATCTGACCAAAATAGCCCCAACTGCAATCAAAAGCGAGGCGACCACCACCGCAACCACCAACAAAGCAGAATTTGAAGTTGAGGTTGATCTTCCCAGTGATGCAACCGGATTAAAAATCGGGATGAATACCCGTTTAAGTATCGTCAGTGAAGAGCGTGCTGATGTTTTCTGTGTTCCTTTTGAAGCACTGGTTGTCGATAGTGCCGGTCAGTCCAGCATTTACATTGCTAAAGAAAACCCCGTCGAACAAGGATCTTTTACGGTTGAATCCATTCCCGTAACAACTGGTCTGGAAACTGATTCGTTAATTGAAATCGCCGGTGATCAACTCAGCGCCGGAATGTCAGTTATTACCCAACCACAAACCGTTTCGCCAGGTACGCTTGTTTCTGTGGAAGCTGGGGCATAA
- the cobU gene encoding bifunctional adenosylcobinamide kinase/adenosylcobinamide-phosphate guanylyltransferase, protein MGQLIFVTGGARSGKSTYAENIAHQLDKPVAYIATAIAFDDGMKDRIAKHQAQRPDHWGTIEQYKDFQTITENPVFQNAEIVLFDCLTVMTTNNMLDFPVDYDTCTMEKVGEIEAAIKLEVEKLLDVCQDKILIIVSNEVGLGLVPAYKLGSYFRDIAGRMNQLVAGRADEAYLLVAGLPMKLK, encoded by the coding sequence ATGGGTCAGTTAATATTTGTCACCGGGGGTGCTCGCAGCGGAAAAAGTACGTATGCCGAAAACATTGCCCATCAGTTAGATAAACCAGTGGCGTACATTGCCACGGCGATCGCTTTTGACGATGGAATGAAGGACCGCATCGCCAAGCATCAGGCGCAGCGTCCGGATCATTGGGGAACCATTGAGCAGTATAAAGATTTTCAGACCATCACGGAAAATCCTGTTTTTCAAAATGCCGAGATTGTCCTGTTTGACTGTCTGACGGTGATGACCACCAATAATATGCTGGACTTTCCAGTGGATTATGACACCTGCACCATGGAAAAGGTGGGCGAAATCGAAGCTGCCATTAAGTTGGAAGTGGAGAAATTGCTGGACGTCTGTCAGGATAAAATCCTGATTATTGTCTCCAACGAAGTGGGTTTGGGTCTGGTTCCAGCCTACAAGCTGGGTAGCTATTTTCGGGACATTGCCGGGCGCATGAATCAGCTGGTGGCTGGCCGGGCGGACGAAGCCTATCTGCTGGTTGCCGGCTTACCAATGAAATTAAAATAA
- a CDS encoding ABC transporter ATP-binding protein, translating into MMGNKIIEMRGIVKSYYLGTPNELEILHGIDLDVYEGEFLSIVGASGSGKSTLMNILGALDRPTKGHYYLDHLPMENVKDDGLSQIRNKKIGFVFQTFNLIPRSTALKNVALPMLYGGVSRSERSRRATELLQLVEMGGRSHHRPNELSGGQKQRVAIARAMANDPAIILADEPTGALDTHTGRLVMDIFHRLHQEQGKTIILITHNSELAEETQRTIRLRDGSIVENRKNGHYQLEGCYESV; encoded by the coding sequence ATGATGGGCAATAAAATTATCGAAATGCGCGGTATCGTCAAATCCTACTATCTGGGAACCCCCAATGAACTGGAAATTCTCCATGGCATTGATCTCGACGTTTACGAGGGCGAATTTCTATCCATTGTCGGCGCTTCCGGTTCCGGCAAATCTACCTTAATGAATATCCTTGGCGCGTTGGATCGTCCCACTAAAGGTCATTATTATCTGGATCATCTGCCCATGGAAAACGTCAAAGATGATGGTTTATCACAAATACGGAACAAAAAAATTGGCTTTGTCTTCCAAACCTTTAATCTCATTCCTCGTTCCACTGCCTTAAAAAACGTCGCCTTGCCAATGCTTTACGGTGGGGTATCCCGCAGTGAGCGGTCTCGGCGAGCTACCGAATTGCTTCAATTGGTCGAAATGGGCGGTCGCTCCCATCATCGCCCCAATGAATTATCCGGTGGTCAAAAACAGCGGGTAGCGATTGCCAGGGCCATGGCCAACGACCCGGCGATTATTCTGGCCGATGAGCCCACCGGCGCACTAGACACCCATACCGGTCGTTTAGTGATGGATATCTTTCACCGGCTCCATCAGGAACAGGGCAAAACCATTATTCTGATTACGCATAATTCGGAGCTTGCCGAAGAAACCCAGCGAACCATTCGGCTTCGGGATGGTTCGATTGTCGAAAACCGCAAAAATGGTCATTATCAGTTGGAGGGTTGCTATGAATCTGTTTGA
- a CDS encoding cobalt-precorrin 5A hydrolase: MKIEKWAIVTLSQDGMVLANRLADYLDDRECHIYTKEKYANETTKIITTDIASFMGSIMDEYQIICCIMATGIVVRAIAPHLEHKSSDPGILVMDTKGEFVISLLSGHLGGANDGARLVAKRLKAQAVITTGTDVKGTMAVDVLAQKISCTIDNFTDAKDVTALILHGDPIALVNQENCDLDAVVLPKNIEVVADLTDLNNLNKYQGVIMTTLDTKKTELSIPSVKLVPRKLVLGVGCRRDTPGERIIQAIQETLASLNLNEKGIKSLATIGLKADEPGIIEACTFFKAKKIIILDEMVQMVQSRFESSEFVFKTTGLYAVSEPCGFVASGFGKCLLEKQKLGGITLSVWLDEN, translated from the coding sequence GTGAAAATAGAAAAGTGGGCCATTGTCACCCTGTCGCAGGATGGCATGGTTTTGGCAAACCGGCTGGCAGACTATCTGGATGACCGGGAATGTCACATCTACACCAAAGAGAAATACGCCAACGAAACCACAAAAATAATCACCACCGATATTGCCAGCTTTATGGGCAGTATCATGGATGAATACCAGATTATCTGTTGCATTATGGCAACCGGCATTGTGGTTCGGGCCATTGCCCCCCATCTGGAACATAAATCCTCCGATCCGGGGATTTTGGTGATGGATACCAAAGGCGAGTTTGTCATCAGTCTCTTATCCGGCCATTTGGGCGGTGCGAATGACGGCGCCCGGCTGGTAGCCAAACGACTGAAGGCCCAGGCGGTTATTACCACCGGTACTGATGTTAAAGGGACGATGGCGGTAGACGTGTTGGCGCAAAAAATCAGTTGCACCATTGATAATTTTACCGATGCTAAAGATGTAACCGCACTGATTTTACATGGCGATCCGATCGCCTTAGTTAATCAGGAAAATTGCGACTTGGATGCAGTTGTTCTGCCCAAGAACATCGAAGTGGTGGCCGATTTAACTGATCTAAATAATTTAAATAAATATCAGGGCGTCATCATGACAACACTGGATACAAAAAAAACAGAGCTGTCAATTCCCAGTGTTAAGCTGGTTCCCCGGAAACTGGTACTGGGAGTGGGCTGTCGCCGGGATACCCCGGGAGAGCGGATCATTCAGGCCATTCAGGAGACTTTAGCGTCACTGAATCTGAATGAAAAAGGTATCAAATCCCTGGCGACCATTGGGCTGAAAGCCGATGAACCGGGAATTATCGAAGCCTGTACGTTCTTTAAAGCAAAAAAAATCATCATTCTCGATGAAATGGTCCAAATGGTTCAAAGCCGTTTTGAATCATCGGAGTTTGTTTTTAAAACAACTGGCCTCTATGCGGTTTCGGAACCCTGTGGTTTTGTGGCTTCCGGTTTTGGAAAATGTCTGCTGGAAAAACAAAAACTGGGCGGGATTACCCTGTCGGTGTGGCTGGATGAAAATTAA
- a CDS encoding DNA alkylation repair protein, translating into MNQNILKDELLALADEKYRKFSSSLTPGTDTILGVRLPALRKIGKKIAKADWQSYLKTARDDSFEETLLQGMVIGYAGMELPERLTLIKAYIPKIDNWSICDSFCTGLKFTKDHKKEVWQFLQPYLQSKEAYEIRFGVVMFISYFVEDRYLEPMFRNFNAIGCDNYYVKMAVAWAITSCFTAFPEMTMIYLKANDLDEFTYNKALQKITESRLVNLEMKVRIRSMKRKKK; encoded by the coding sequence ATGAATCAAAATATTTTGAAAGATGAGTTGCTGGCTTTGGCCGATGAAAAATACCGGAAATTTTCCAGTTCTTTGACACCGGGAACGGATACGATCTTAGGGGTGCGCTTGCCAGCGCTTAGGAAGATTGGAAAAAAGATTGCCAAAGCCGACTGGCAGAGCTATCTAAAAACAGCCCGGGATGACAGCTTTGAGGAAACCCTGCTCCAGGGGATGGTAATTGGTTATGCCGGTATGGAACTGCCAGAGCGGTTGACGCTGATCAAAGCATATATCCCCAAGATTGACAACTGGTCAATCTGCGACAGCTTTTGTACGGGTCTGAAATTCACAAAAGACCATAAAAAGGAGGTATGGCAGTTTTTACAGCCATACCTCCAGTCAAAAGAAGCTTATGAGATCCGTTTTGGGGTGGTGATGTTTATTAGCTATTTCGTAGAAGACCGTTATCTGGAACCAATGTTTCGAAATTTCAATGCCATTGGCTGCGACAACTATTATGTGAAAATGGCAGTTGCCTGGGCCATCACCAGCTGCTTTACGGCTTTTCCGGAGATGACCATGATTTATCTGAAAGCCAATGATCTTGACGAGTTTACCTATAATAAAGCCTTGCAGAAAATCACCGAATCACGACTGGTGAATCTGGAGATGAAGGTGCGGATTCGCAGCATGAAACGAAAAAAGAAATAG
- the cobJ gene encoding precorrin-3B C(17)-methyltransferase, with translation MSKIYVTGIGPGLYEHMTEAAKASLEDADIIVGYKTYIDIIADLIGDKEVLSSGMRREIDRCEKALELAEQGKKICLVSSGDAGVFGMAGIMLEIVEAKNSDVEVEIIPGISAANAAASTLGAPLMHDYAVISLSDLLTDWAVIEKRLHCAGEGDFIITLYNPKSKGRPHNIESAQEILLKYKAPETPVGIVRNAKRKDESYVITTLKKMNEADIDMFSMVIIGNSKTYVTRDQLKMITPRGYQL, from the coding sequence ATGAGCAAAATTTATGTCACAGGGATTGGTCCCGGACTGTATGAACATATGACCGAGGCGGCCAAAGCCAGCCTGGAAGATGCTGACATTATTGTCGGTTATAAAACCTACATCGATATTATTGCCGATTTAATTGGTGACAAGGAAGTGCTTTCTTCCGGAATGCGGCGGGAGATTGACCGTTGCGAAAAAGCATTGGAACTGGCTGAACAAGGCAAAAAAATCTGTCTGGTCAGCAGCGGTGATGCCGGTGTTTTCGGGATGGCCGGCATCATGCTGGAAATTGTTGAAGCAAAAAACAGCGATGTGGAAGTTGAAATTATTCCCGGTATTTCAGCCGCCAATGCGGCCGCATCAACATTGGGCGCGCCATTGATGCATGACTATGCCGTCATCAGCCTAAGTGATCTACTCACCGATTGGGCAGTGATTGAAAAACGTCTTCACTGTGCCGGCGAAGGCGACTTTATCATCACCCTGTATAACCCTAAAAGCAAGGGCCGTCCCCACAACATCGAAAGTGCCCAGGAAATTCTGCTGAAATATAAAGCGCCAGAAACCCCAGTGGGGATTGTCCGTAATGCCAAGCGAAAAGATGAATCCTATGTGATTACCACCCTGAAAAAAATGAACGAAGCAGATATTGATATGTTTTCCATGGTTATTATCGGCAATTCCAAAACCTATGTGACCCGCGATCAACTAAAAATGATTACCCCGAGAGGTTACCAGCTTTGA
- a CDS encoding ABC transporter permease gives MNLFENIRLALEGLRANKMRALLTMLGIIIGIASVMAISTLGSAMTGSVTKTMDKIGGKNIIVSLSPKNYDTQSTLQEGDLITQEELNDFRSTYTDQIKAISFSTGMGSGQLNSGFIHKDVSITGASPDYGLVNNINLVQGRFINERDIDGTRNVIIIDTTLRNSLVGVDGDVIGKEIQVDTKSTNETYTVIGVYEKLVIDNPLFYMGDDTRIECFIPITTAKSLNPDTANQNGYENFTIMATSNTDSAAFALTTKDYFVKGLGALSDYTIQAESLEAMASEATGMLATLSLGISVIAGISLLVGGIGVMNIMLVSVTERTKEIGIRKALGARNSAIRSQFIIEAIIICLIGGIIGVGLGSALGIMGSTLMKFPTNPPFLPMIIALCFSMAIGVFFGFYPANKAAKLDPIDALRYE, from the coding sequence ATGAATCTGTTTGAAAATATTCGCCTGGCGCTGGAAGGTTTAAGAGCGAACAAGATGCGGGCCCTGTTAACGATGCTGGGCATCATCATTGGGATCGCTTCAGTTATGGCCATCTCCACTTTGGGTTCGGCTATGACCGGCTCAGTCACAAAAACCATGGATAAAATCGGGGGGAAAAATATTATTGTTTCCCTGTCACCCAAAAATTATGATACCCAGTCCACCCTTCAGGAAGGCGATTTGATCACTCAAGAAGAACTTAACGATTTTAGAAGCACCTATACTGATCAGATCAAGGCCATCAGCTTTTCCACCGGGATGGGGTCGGGTCAACTTAACAGCGGATTCATACATAAAGACGTGAGCATTACTGGCGCCAGCCCTGATTATGGTCTGGTCAACAACATCAATCTGGTTCAGGGGCGCTTTATCAATGAACGGGATATCGATGGGACCCGAAATGTCATCATCATTGATACCACCCTGCGAAACAGCTTGGTCGGTGTTGACGGTGATGTGATCGGTAAGGAAATCCAGGTGGATACCAAGTCCACCAATGAAACTTACACCGTTATCGGTGTCTACGAAAAACTGGTGATTGATAACCCCTTGTTCTACATGGGCGATGACACCCGAATTGAATGCTTTATTCCCATTACCACCGCCAAATCCTTGAATCCGGATACGGCTAATCAGAATGGCTATGAGAACTTTACCATTATGGCCACTTCCAATACCGACTCAGCTGCCTTCGCCCTGACCACTAAGGATTATTTTGTTAAGGGGTTGGGCGCCTTATCCGACTATACTATTCAGGCAGAAAGCCTGGAAGCTATGGCCAGTGAAGCGACCGGCATGCTCGCCACCTTATCTCTTGGCATCTCGGTTATTGCCGGAATTTCGCTGTTAGTCGGTGGGATTGGGGTGATGAACATCATGCTGGTCTCCGTCACCGAACGAACCAAAGAAATCGGTATCCGAAAGGCCCTTGGTGCTCGTAATTCAGCCATCCGTAGCCAGTTTATCATTGAGGCGATCATTATCTGCCTAATCGGCGGAATCATTGGCGTCGGACTTGGCTCCGCTCTGGGAATAATGGGTAGCACCTTGATGAAATTCCCGACGAATCCGCCATTTTTACCGATGATCATCGCACTCTGCTTTTCCATGGCCATTGGCGTCTTCTTTGGCTTTTATCCGGCCAATAAGGCTGCTAAACTGGATCCAATTGATGCGTTGCGATATGAGTAA
- the cbiB gene encoding adenosylcobinamide-phosphate synthase CbiB produces the protein MNLIEGLPLGLGGGFWFLLILAGVLLDWLIGDPPWLPHPIIAMGKTIGFLNKKLNRGKHRKAKGFLLLFLVLGLTGAIVFGLQWLLYSINIYLYIAFNLYLIVTSLAAKTLAVEVQKVMTALMGGDIEVSRVQVGYLVGRDTSELKEKEIIRATVETTAENTIDGVLAPIFYMLLGALIPVPWLNPVMLVMLYKATNTLDSMVGYVQEPYKDFGYASAKFDDLVNLIPARVGSVFMLIAGMFLGYTFNDGCRIFKRDRLNHKSPNSAHPESVVAGLLGIQLGGTNQYFGEILEKPTIGDAKTPLEILDIRETITIMYGSEVVVMIFSTLMAVLIYTIK, from the coding sequence GTGAATTTAATTGAAGGACTTCCCCTAGGTTTAGGGGGAGGCTTTTGGTTTTTACTCATCCTTGCTGGCGTGTTGCTGGATTGGCTCATCGGGGATCCGCCCTGGCTGCCACATCCCATCATTGCCATGGGTAAAACCATCGGCTTTTTAAATAAAAAACTGAATCGTGGAAAACATCGCAAGGCAAAAGGATTTTTGCTTTTATTTTTAGTTCTGGGTCTGACCGGCGCGATTGTCTTTGGTCTGCAATGGTTATTGTACAGCATTAACATCTATTTATACATCGCCTTTAACCTTTATCTGATTGTAACCTCGCTGGCAGCAAAAACACTGGCAGTTGAAGTGCAAAAAGTGATGACCGCTTTAATGGGTGGCGATATTGAAGTTTCCCGGGTTCAGGTGGGTTATCTCGTTGGTCGGGATACTTCAGAACTCAAAGAAAAAGAGATCATTCGGGCGACGGTGGAGACCACCGCCGAAAATACCATTGATGGCGTTTTGGCACCGATTTTCTATATGCTCTTGGGTGCGCTGATTCCGGTACCCTGGCTGAATCCGGTGATGCTGGTGATGCTTTATAAAGCCACCAATACCCTGGACTCGATGGTAGGATATGTTCAGGAGCCCTATAAAGATTTTGGCTATGCCTCAGCAAAATTTGATGATCTGGTCAATTTGATTCCGGCCAGAGTCGGCAGTGTTTTTATGTTGATTGCCGGGATGTTTTTGGGATATACGTTTAATGACGGCTGCCGCATCTTCAAGCGGGATCGCTTGAATCACAAGAGTCCTAACTCGGCGCATCCGGAATCGGTGGTTGCTGGCCTGTTGGGGATACAACTCGGGGGAACCAACCAGTATTTCGGTGAAATTCTGGAAAAACCCACCATCGGTGATGCGAAAACGCCGCTGGAAATTCTGGATATCCGGGAAACCATCACCATTATGTATGGCAGTGAGGTTGTAGTAATGATCTTTAGTACCTTAATGGCAGTTCTCATTTATACGATTAAGTAA